From one Mycosarcoma maydis chromosome 17, whole genome shotgun sequence genomic stretch:
- a CDS encoding uncharacterized protein (related to rna binding motif protein), which translates to MNVVREISRINQAELDIAIRSPSASWHQQYNDSAYIFIGGLPYDLTEGDVVTIFSQYGEVVDVNLPRANPTSTCTHANNNDNDDRNRAASSSQQSKPLAKGKHRGFGFLMYQDQRSTVLAVDNLNGAQVLGRTLRVDHVASYKQPKVTDEQGNRVEADVKSLNAAPVELDVRDNRVHDLAQDDDADLQDPMAAYFQRRNREQNLDLTHDPIDERDEKRRRKQERARIRAERDERRRKHASASGTDPRDHASSSSSDRRQHSASHRDDANEQHREPKPHPSHHSARGYHRKQGDHAGFSQASETSEPEDDAINRYERSKTSRSVLDMDRASDSKYAASRSRSRSRSPPRSSRHPNERSSRHDQHGHRRRHHHTHRPATSSSHHHRSSRQQSSSYSS; encoded by the coding sequence ATGAACGTCGTCCGCGAGATCAGCCGCATCAACCaggccgagctcgacattgccATCAGGTCGCCATCTGCGTCGTGGCATCAGCAATACAACGATTCCGCCTACATCTTTATCGGAGGTCTACCGTACGATCTCACCGAGGGAGATGTGGTCACCATCTTTTCGCAATACGGCGAGGTAGTGGATGTTAATCTTCCGCGCGCCAATCCAACGTCCACTTGCACTCACGCCAACAATAACGACAATGACGATCGCAACCGCGCAGCCTCCTCCTCACAGCAATCCAAGCCGCTCGCAAAGGGAAAGCACAGAGGCTTTGGCTTTCTCATGTACCAAGATCAACGCTCCACCGTGTTGGCTGTGGACAACCTCAATGGTGCACAGGTGCTAGGTAGGACGCTCAGAGTCGACCATGTAGCCAGTTACAAACAGCCCAAAGTGACCGACGAACAAGGCAATCGCGTCGAGGCGGATGTCAAGAGTCTCAATGCGGCTCCTGTGGAATTGGATGTACGTGACAACCGTGTACATGACTTGgcgcaagacgacgacgcagacTTGCAAGACCCTATGGCGGCGTACTTTCAACGGCGAAACAGGGAGCAAAACCTCGACTTGACGCACGACCCCATCGACGAAAGAGACGAAAAACGACGCAGAAAGCAAGAAAGAGCAAGGATCCGCGCCGAGAGAGACGAGAGACGCCGTAAACACGCCTCTGCATCCGGCACGGATCCGAGAGAtcacgcttccagctcgagctcggatcGGCGTCAACACAGTGCTAGCCACCGTGATGATGCcaacgagcagcatcgagagccAAAACCACATCCATCACATCACAGTGCGCGTGGTTATCATCGCAAGCAAGGGGACCATGCTGGGTTcagccaagcaagcgaAACAAGTGAACCAGAAGACGACGCGATCAATCGCTACGAACGCTCAAAGACTTCTCGCAGCGTTTTAGATATGGATCGTGCGTCAGATTCAAAGTATGCTGCCTCGCGCTCAAGGTCACGCTCACGTTCGCCACCACGCTCATCTCGACACCCCAatgagcgcagcagccgacACGATCAACACGGACATCGTCGACGGCATCATCACACGCATCGACctgccacctcgtcgtcgcatCATCACCGAAGCAGTCGTCAACAAAGCAGCTCTTACTCATCGTGA
- a CDS encoding uncharacterized protein (related to PCP1 - mitochondrial serine protease) has product MLSSGLAASLRGGLRISPTSPLFLKNSTAAASRRALPASLIAISLPPCRPLTSSTKLCARISPTSRKSQLPDLKRSHLAASRSATAEQQREVEAALLYSHLAPVPSDVGQPSIPRALLFLFGFSALSFAGAAYYSLMDTQHVAAQLRGSRDVFANISSYFVGSDATQESEVWGAGVTQKQLMVAKKQESAMRLGLRMQHLIGWCDQLQLPVGVTEVIGRVYLITAQKYLDLLPSQQVVVPVVAINTLVFGLWTVASARRGGAMWRWMTTNFVHRPSANRMRTMLTSVFSHQTLLHYVFNNVALWSIGGSALMVAAHRSTNSAENIPEASPTPQFLAFFVTAGLFAATVSHLVAGIRFKRISLRHGIDVARATVGRHASLGSSGAVYSALVMSACAFPDAKLGIIFLPFVSVPIGVGLAGIVAVDVAGVLFRWKMFDHWAHLGGAAFGALYWYAGGVDVWRQLKSWLAQSFRLHDDTRQIRYRWQ; this is encoded by the coding sequence ATGCTGTCATCAGGACTGGCTGCTTCGCTCCGGGGTGGTCTGCGAATCAGCCCAACGTCTCCGCTTTTTCTCAAGAACAgcaccgctgctgcatctcgtcgcgCCTTGCCAGCATCTCTGATCGCTATCAGCTTGCCACCATGCCGACCGTTGACCTCGTCAACCAAGCTATGCGCACGTATCAGTCCCACCTCACGCAAAAGCCAGCTACCCGATCTCAAACGATCACATCTTGCAGCATCTCGGTCTGCTACAGCAGAACAACAGCGAGAGGTCGAAGCTGCACTTTTATACTCGCACCTTGCACCGGTTCCATCGGACGTCGGACAACCATCCATTCCGCGAGCGCTGCTGTTCTTGTTTGGGTTTTCTGCCCTCTCCTTTGCAGGTGCGGCGTACTACTCTCTCATGGACACGCAGCatgttgctgctcagctACGCGGCTCGCGTGATGTATTTGCCAATATCTCTTCTTATTTTGTCGGCAGCGATGCGACTCAGGAAAGCGAGGTTTGGGGAGCCGGTGTGACGCAGAAACAATTGATGGTGGCCAAAAAGCAGGAATCGGCGATGCGACTCGGATTGCGTATGCAGCATCTGATAGGGTGGTGTGatcagcttcagcttccCGTGGGCGTGACCGAGGTGATTGGTCGCGTGTACCTGATTACTGCGCAAAAGTATCTGGACCTTTTACCGTCTCAGCAGGTGGTCGTGCCTGTGGTGGCAATCAACACGCTCGTCTTTGGGCTCTGGACCGTCGCTTCAGCGCGCAGGGGTGGAGCCATGTGGCggtggatgacgacgaatTTTGTGCATCGACCCAGCGCCAACCGCATGCGCACCATGCTGACGTCCGTGTTCAGCCATCAGACCTTGTTGCATTATGTGTTCAACAACGTTGCGCTCTGGTCGATTGGTGGTTCAGCGCTCATGGTCGCTGCGCACCGATCGACGAATTCAGCTGAAAACATACCGGAAGCATCGCCCACACCTCAATTCCTGGCATTCTTTGTAACAGCTGGTTTGTTCGCCGCCACCGTGTCGCACCTGGTTGCCGGCATTCGCTtcaagcgcatctcgcTTCGACACGGTATCGACGTCGCACGTGCCACCGTCGGTCGTCACGCAAGCCTCGGCTCAAGTGGCGCAGTCTACTCGGCACTCGTAATGTCCGCGTGCGCTTTTCCAGATGCTAAGTTGGGCATCATCTTCTTACCTTTTGTAAGCGTACCCATCGGTGTAGGCCTGGCAGGCATCGTGGCGGTGGATGTGGCGGGCGTGCTGTTCAGGTGGAAGATGTTCGACCATTGGGCGCATTTGGGCGGCGCAGCATTCGGAGCGTTGTATTGGTACGCCGGTGGCGTCGACGTATGGCGCCAGTTGAAAAGCTGGTTGGCGCAGAGCTTCAGATTGCACGACGATACCAGGCAAATCCGGTACCGGTGGCAGTGA
- a CDS encoding putative wd-repeat protein 5, producing the protein MTIELSNGQERHDASTDLVQTALPAALPAASSSSSSSANRTATSPDLIYTLLGHSKSITALSFSPCGTLLATASADCTAKLYSVATGALIHTFASHHTSGINDLSWSGDSVYLACASDDRSVKIFNVVTHQLVRNFTEHTSYVLCVAYNPQSTLVVSGSFDETVRLWNVTRNKCHRVISAHSEAVTGVAFNSDGTMIVSSSYDGSIRLWDTTTGACLKTLMHKDQSALGGVMFTPSSAQLIATSLDSTIRMWDVYNSKIVKTYTGHSNLKIAITAKLARFHPQPTLSTKSASVAVICGSEDGKVTMWDVQSKEMLTHWQAHKDSVVAASLHPTARIVATATVEPESSVKLWYFPD; encoded by the coding sequence ATGACGATCGAACTGTCAAACGGCCAAGAGCGCCACGATGCATCCACCGATCTCGTCCAGACAGCGTTGCCGGCAGCGTTGCCGGcagcgtcgtcatcctcgtcctcttccgccaACCGCACTGCCACATCGCCAGACCTGATCTATACGCTGCTTGGACACTCCAAGTCCATAACTGCTCTCTCATTCTCGCCTTGCGGTACGCTGCTAGCCACCGCATCCGCCGACTGCACCGCCAAACTCTACTCGGTTGCTACCGGAGCCCTGATCCACACGTTTGCTTCTCACCACACCTCGGGCATCAACGACCTGAGTTGGTCGGGCGATAGCGTCTACCTGGCGTGCGCATCCGACGATCGATCCGTCAAGATTTTCAATGTGGTCACACATCAACTCGTGCGTAATTTCACCGAGCACACCTCGTACGTGCTGTGCGTCGCATACAATCCACAATCGACGCTCGTGGTCTCGGGATCGTTCGATGAAACCGTACGGCTGTGGAATGTGACGCGCAACAAATGTCATCGTGTCATCTCTGCGCACTCCGAAGCCGTAACCGGTGTTGCGTTCAACAGCGATGGCACCATGATCGTTTCTTCGTCGTACGACGGTTCGATCCGGCTGTGGGATACCACCACGGGAGCGTGTCTGAAGACGTTGATGCACAAAGATCAATCTGCATTGGGCGGAGTCATGTTCACTCCATCCAGCGCGCAGCTGATCGCCACCAGCCTGGATTCCACCATCCGAATGTGGGACGTATACAACTCCAAGATTGTTAAAACTTATACGGGCCATTCGAACCTCAAGATCGCCATTACGGCCAAACTCGCACGTTTTCATCCGCAACCCACTTTGTCCACAAAATCAGCTTCGGTAGCGGTCATCTGCGGCAGCGAAGATGGCAAAGTCACCATGTGGGATGTCCAGTCTAAAGAGATGCTGACCCACTGGCAGGCGCATAAGGATTCCGTGGTCGCAGCTTCCCTCCACCCCACCGCTCGCATCGTAGCCACGGCTACCGTCGAGCCTGAAAGCTCGGTCAAGCTATGGTACTTTCCGGACTAG
- a CDS encoding putative H(+)-transporting V1 sector ATPase subunit C has protein sequence MPSDLAYWIISVPLEDSDPHRMFSELGSKLLSDGGSASNDFGQLSLPPLKTGTLESLISLSEELPKLDAQHTQIVAKIIETLRALLNNDQAALAQHVLVNEQSLDDYMLSWAWNTRKYRVDRGLREIVDTLSKELNSIDSVMKHKLANYNAAKGQLQQLQRKKHGNLSQRSLADVVHKDDFVDARSEYLETLLVAVPKNNVKDWQARYERLTSMVVPRSSHKISADEEYALFNVTVFKKVKDEFVQKCRENKFVVRTDFAWDDELVLRQRQQLQEAGDSEKELWTELLRLARTNFSEAYQALAHLKVVRTFVESVLRYGLPADYFAVSIRPNAKRTKALMATLQNHYAYLESYNQSGKSSRKKHNDANAADAPGEYAQLLEEEQFPFVLTEQYMVAA, from the coding sequence ATGCCGTCCGATTTGGCGTACTGGATCATCTCGGTGCCATTGGAGGATTCGGATCCACACCGAATGTTTTCGGAGCTGGgaagcaagctgctctcggATGGCGGATCGGCTTCCAACGATTTTGGCCAACTCTCGTTGCCACCGTTGAAAACAGGCACTCTGGAatcgctcatctcgctcagcGAAGAGCTGCccaagctcgatgcgcagcaCACGCAGATTGTGGCCAAGATCATCGAAACGCTGCgtgcgctgctcaacaacgACCAAGCAGCGCTGGCACAGCATGTGCTCGTCAACGAGCAGAGTTTGGACGACTACATGCTCAGTTGGGCATGGAATACGCGCAAGTACCGTGTAGACAGGGGATTGAGGGAGATTGTCGATACCTTGTCAAAGGAGCTGAATAGCATCGACAGCGTCATGAAGCACAAACTGGCCAATTACAATGCGGCCAAAggccagctgcagcagctgcagaggaagaagcaCGGCAACCTCTCGCAACGTTCACTGGCAGACGTGGTTCACAAGGACGACTTTGTGGATGCGCGCTCCGAGTACCTCGAGACGCTCTTGGTGGCTGTGCCCAAGAACAACGTCAAGGACTGGCAGGCTCGATACGAACGATTGACGTCGATGGTCGTTCCTCGTTCGTCCCACAAGATCTCGGCCGACGAAGAGTACGCGCTATTCAACGTGACCGTGTTCAAAAAGGTCAAGGACGAGTTCGTGCAAAAGTGCCGAGAGAACAAGTTTGTAGTGCGCACCGACTTTGCCTGggatgacgagctggtTTTACGCCAGAGACAACAGCTTCAAGAGGCGGGCGATAGCGAAAAGGAGCTCTGGACCGAGCTGCTTCGGCTAGCACGCACCAACTTTAGCGAAGCATACCAGGCACTGGCGCACCTCAAGGTGGTGCGTACGTTTGTCGAGAGCGTGCTCAGGTACGGTTTGCCTGCCGACTACTTTGCGGTGAGCATCCGACCGAACGCCAAGAGAACAAAGGCGTTGATGGCTACGTTGCAGAACCACTACGCGTATCTGGAGAGTTACAACCAGAGCGGCAAGAGCAGCCGCAAGAAGCACAATGACGCCAACGCGGCTGATGCGCCTGGCGAGTATGCGCAGCTGTTGGAGGAGGAACAGTTTCCGTTTGTCCTCACCGAGCAGTACATGGTGGCTGCTTGA
- a CDS encoding uncharacterized protein (related to Rpb4 - 16 kD subunit of DNA-directed RNA polymerase II) translates to MSAHEMGRDRRHRGMIEDEDAAIGKLGSEFDDIGCLLISEVELVFSQPDQLGSMANPAGAGGRDEVATAVFSKTKDYVSEFSRYKDPNTIREIRELLLKHAKLDDRQIDEDGNELPEDEANAAGLQLTQFEMAQLANLCITEVDEAKALIPTLATRDDALLDSLLQELDNIRRFS, encoded by the exons ATGTCGGCACACGAAATGGGCCGTGACCGTCGTCACAGGGGCATgatcgaagacgaggatgctgcGATCGGTAAACTTGGATCAG AATTCGACGACATTGGCTGTCTGCTCATTTCcgaggtcgagctcgttTTTTCACAGCCTGACCAGCTCGGCTCGATGGCGAACCCAGCCGGAGCTGGTGGCAGGGACGAAGTTGCCACTGC GGTATTCTCCAAGACCAAAGACTACGTCTCCGAGTTTTCGCGTTACAAGGATCCAAACACGATCCGTGAGATCCGAGA ACTGTTACTCAAAcacgccaagctcgacgacagGCAGATCGACGAAGACGGCAACGAGCTCCCCGAAGACGAAGCCAACGCCGCCGGTCTGCAGTTGACCCAGTTTGAAATGGCCCAACTTGCCAACCTCTGTATCACCGAAGTCGACGAGGCCAAAGCGTTGATCCCGACCTTGGCGACCAGGGACGATGCGCTACTCGACAGCCTCTTGCAGGAGTTGGATAACATTCGAAGGTTCTCCTGA